A stretch of DNA from Aerosakkonema funiforme FACHB-1375:
TAATCATTATATTACTTTGGTGTGACGGATTGGAGTTATTGGGGTTGGGAAAAAGCGATCGCACCCTTACATCATTTCCAAAATGCGATCGCACCTTTACCATATCGCAAAAACATACAACCCGCGTGGGATTCAAATCCCACGCTAATAGCGCAAGTCCTCTGAAAGAGGACTGTTAATCGCAAATATTCAGTCCACTTGAGTGGACTTTAGCTATGAGCCAGGGGTTTGAACCCCTGGCGGTTGTAATGCGTAGCGCATCAACCCCAGCCGGGTGTAATGCGTAGTGTAAAATTTATTGAATTTATTTTAATTATCGATCGCACTCCCACCCTCACCTCATCACAAAATGCGATCGCACCTTCACCATATCGCGCTACCCATTATACCCGCGTGGGGTAAATCGCACTACGCATCTCACCCGCGTGGGATTCAAATCCCACGCTAATAGCGCAAGTCCTCTGAAAGAGGACTGTTAATCACAAATATTCAGTCCACTTCAGTGGACTTCAGCTATGAGCCTGGGGTTTGAACCCCAGGCGGTTGAAAACCGTAGCGCGTCAACCCCAAGCGGTTGTAATGGGTAATCAAAAATCTCAGATGAATTTATTTTAATTATCGATCGCACTCCCACCCTCACCCCATCAGAAAATGCGATCGCCCTCAGCAAAGCAAAAGTACCGCATCATCGATATTTCGGTCAAAACGCATCAGCTTTATTTTGGCGTACCCCTACCTCCTGCTTGGCAAAATCTCCACCTTCTGCTAGATGAGCTATCCTAGAAGAATCTTTAGCTGAATTTGCTTTGAGGGTAAATCCCATGAGTTGGGAAAAAGTAGGCGCGATCGCAGGCGTTATCGGTGTTCTGATTGCTGCTGCTGGTCTGGGATACGCTGTGGCGACGGATTGGACGCCTACCCTATTTGGCGGTAAGAACGATCGCTTTTCTTGCCAACTTTCGGCTGATACGAGTCGCGGCGGTGAAGTTTGGACGGTGGTTTATCATCACGATAAGGGTCAGCAGCCTTGGCTGAAAATGGTTAATACTTTTGGCGATGACTGGAATACTCAGAAAAGATGTGAGACAATTTCCGATCGCTTGGAAGGTTTTCGCAAGGATGGTTTGATTGCTCTCGATTATCGGAACGACCCCAACACGCCGATGCAAGCGGTGATTTGCGCTAAAACTAAGCTCAGTCCTACTGGTTGTTCTTTAGTCGTGACCCTGAAACCTTTGGCAGATGGCTATGAGTCTCTGCGGGATATGACAGAGGCGCTGCGAAATCGTGGTAGTGTTGAACAAAGTAGTAGTTCTGTGGCAGTTGCACCTAGTTTTTCCAGATCTTCCCCTGTGATTAATTTGGGAAGTCTATTGGCAGAGGAAGATCTCAAGGCTGGTTCTGGAGATAAGTGATTTGGTATTATTTCGATCGCCCTAGTTTGGTTAATAAGTTTTGGCGGTTGTCGATCGCATATTGCTCGTTAGGATCAAGCTTAATCGCTTTATCGTAAGATGCGATCGCTTCCTCATACCGTTTCAACTTCTCTAGCGCAACGCCTCGACCAGTCCAAGCTTCAGGGTCGTCAGGTTTAAATTGAATGGCTTTATCGTATGATGCGATCGCATCCTCATACCGTTTCAAATCATCTAGCGCATAGCCTCGACCATACCAAGCATAAGCATAGTCAGATTTGAATTGAATCGCTTTGTCGTATGATGCGATCGCATCCTCATACCGTTTCAAATAATTTAGCGCATTGCCTCGGTTATTCCAAGCATCAGGGTCGTCAGGTTTGAATTGAATGGCTTTGTCGTAAGATGCGATCGCATCCTCATACCGTTTCAACTCCCGTAGCGCAATGCCTCGGTTAATCCAAGCATCAGAGTAGTCAGGTTTGATTTGAATGGCTTTGTCGTAAGATGCGATCGCTTCCTCATACCGTTTCAAATTATATAGCACATTGCCTCGGTTATTCCAAGCTTCATGCTTGTCAGGTTTGAATTGAATCGCTTTGTCGTAAGATGCGATCGCATCCTCATACCGTTTCAACTCCCCTAGCGCAATGCCTCGGTTATACCAAGCTTCATGCTTGTCAGGTTTGAATTGAATCGCTTTATCGTAAGATGCGATCGCATCCTCATACCGTTTCAACTCCCCTAGCGCAATGCCTCGGTTATACCAAACTTCATGCTTGTCAGGTTTGAATTGAATCGCTTTATCGTAAGATGCGATCGCATCCTCATACCGTTTCAACTCCCCTAGCGCATAGCCTCGGTTATACCAAGCTTCATGGTAGTCAGGTTGGAATTGAATGGCTTTGTCGTAAGATGCGATCGCATCCTCATATTTTTGAGACGCAATCAAATCATTCCCACTATTCCAAAAATCTGTAGCCGTAGTCTCAATAGACTTAGCCAGACCGGAAATATTTACCTTATAAATATTACTCGGAATACCCCACTTAAAAGTACCAACTTCCGCCCCGACTTCATTCGAGTCTGGATTTCCCGTAGACTGCTGCTGAGACGGCGGACTTTCCCCCTTCAATTCTGACAACTTAGCAATTTCCACATCGCTGCGACCGTGAACGGCAATTACCTCCGCCGCCTGATTCACCACAGGCCCGCCACTCATCCCGCCAGCAGTGGTAGTCTGATAAGAAATACCATAACCATCAACGGTATTTTCGATCGCTGTTACCGATCCACCCACAAACTGCTTTACCAATTTACCCGCACGCCGAGGAAATCCATCTATATATATAGTGTCTCCTTTCTTCACCCGATCCGAATCTCCCAACTTCAAAGCTGGATAAGCGCAATTTTCACTTCCCGCCTCAAAGGTGACAATAGCCAAATCCTGATTTGGGAAGCGTTGAACTTTAGTATCCTTCCAAATTTTCCCATCTGGCGTTTGCACCTGCACTTTCCCACCCACAGGTACGACATGACGCGCCGTGAGAATAGTGCAAACTTGCTTATCCCCAGCTACAAAAAAGCCAGTTCCATGTCCGGCTTGGTCTGGGTAATTGATTAGAACAACACTACCTTCGACTTGGTTAGCAATTTCGCTACTCGAAAGTTGCTTACTGCCACAGCCAGACAGAAGCAAAGCGATGCAGCCAGAGGAAAGCAACCAGCGATAAGATAGCATACTCACCAAACACAGGTGTAATGAGTTTTACCCATTGTGGCATTTGTAGCATCGATCGTGTTGGCGTCATTGATACCATCGCTGTAGGGGCGAAGCATACCCTTCGGGAACTGCTTCGCAGAACGGGCGACAATTTCTGTATCTCAAAAATTTTCATATTCGTAGGCCATAGCCTGCCGTCAGGCATATGCTTCGCCCTGCCCCACATAGGCGCTAAAGCGCAACAACGTACCTAGAGTGCCATTGTTTCACCAAAATTCAGCCATTATTATATAGATGCGGTTTCAGAAGGATAAGAAATCTTGGCTTTACCGTTATTATTCAGAGTCTTCACCAGTTCTTTCCGCAACTCTTCCAAAAACATCGCATCATTGGTGATATCGGAAATCTCATCTTCATCCAAATCTCGATCATCGAGGCTGTCTCGATATGCCTTAATCCGATAATCGAGAGCTTCAATAATAAACTTTGTTGCTTTTGGCGATAATTCCATCGGAGCTTCCTTTGTCAACTATAAACTAAAAATTAATCAAAACAGTAATTCGACAAACATTAACTCACTTTATAGAAAGACGCGCCTATCAGTCGCAACGCTGCTTTGTACTCATCCACAAGCATAGTGTAACTTGGCTCCCACGACCAGTGGTTGCCGTAGTCATTAATTGGGGTTAGTTCACTGGGAATGTCAGTACCCGCATCTAATTTCCACCAGTTTTTACCCGCGCCTTGGGTGGCGAAGGTGGAAATGCCTCCTGAATTTGCTACCACCCAAACTCGATCGTTCTGTTCGTAAGTTTCCACATCCTGGCTGCGAACATTATCCATTCTGGGGGAATTAGCATTGCCCTGTCGATAAAGAGCGATCGGCGTTTTCCTCATTTCTGACTCTTGACTTTTGACTATCATATTTAAATAGGATAGAACCGATCGCCTTTCTTTCTTCTCACCCCAGTTCGGACGATCGCATTCTTTATCTGGAAAAACTAATTCAAAATAACGGCTACAATCGCTATGCTTATGAAGGCGTCGCCCGTCATTTGGAAATCAAGTCTCGCTTGGAAAAACTCCTGGCAGAGGAAAAAGAGCGCACAAGAAGAGATTCTAGAAGATAATATATCTTTTTTCGCGATGACTCTGACCGGAGAATAATCTAATCTCATACAAGATGGCAGATTAGTTTGGAAATTTAAATCAAATCTCAATTTTGACCCCGATCGCACAGATAACTAATTAAGAAAAATTCCTATTTATTAAACCTACTTGCGCGATTTGAGCGATTTAGTATAGACTGAATACTAATGATAAATTAGACTTTTTTTACCAATTTTCCAGCATAGCTACGGAACAATAAGCGTTTCAGAGACATCGCGACCGAGAGAAAAGCCATTTTCCACCAAGATAAAGCCATCACGAATCACGAGTTTCCAGAGAGAGCGATCGATCCCGATCGGAGACAGACTTGACAAAAGAGGCATTGTATGCTTCACTCACGAAAAATCTACAGCTACATCTGTGTTCATCTGTGTTCATCTGTGGATATCTGTGGTAAAAAATCTTTTTAGGATACACTGCGAGTGCGATCGTCTGTTAAGTCTCTCCCGTGGGAAGTTTTGGTTGATTTTTTTACCACAGATGAAGAGTGATGAACACGGATGAACACAGATGTTTTTTTTGTCTGTCGCGGATGTTTCGGATAATTTCTTATGGCTGGTAACTAACCCGATAAATACGGTTATTCGCTTCCTCGGTAAATAGCAAACTCCCATCTGGTAGAACTAACACACCGACCGGACGCCCCCAAGTTGTGGGTGCTGCGGGGTCTAGCAAAAACCCGGTGACAAAATCTTCGTAATATCCCAAAGGGCGATCGTTATCGCCGAACGGAACAAACACAATTTTGTAACCAGTACCCCGGTCGCGATTCCAGGAACCGCGAAAAGCGACAAAAGCACCGTTGCGATATTTTTCCGGGAATGTCTTACCATCGTAAAACTGGATTCCCAAAGCAGCAGAGTGCGCTTGAAAAAGTACATCCGGCGATTTTGTTCGACTTGCCAAATCGGGACGATCGCTCTTTCCATCTTTAACACGACGCGGGTCGAGTTTATTGGGAGTCAGGTAAGCGTAAGGCCAACCGTAAAATTCTCCCTGCTGTATCCGCGTCAGATAATCGGGAACCAAGTCATCGCCCAAACCATCCCGTTCGTTGACGGTTGTGTAAAGTTCTCCCGTTTTGGGATGAAAATCTAGTCCGACCGGGTTACGCAAACCAAAAGCGAACGTCTGACGGTTGGAACCATCCAAATTCATCACCTGCACCGAAGCGCGAGGTAATGGTTCTTCATCCACATTAGAACGAGAACCGATCGAAACATACAACTTTTTTCCATCCGGCGCAACCACCACATTGCGCGTCCAATGTTGGCGATATCCTCCCGGAGTCAGTTCGGTAATTTTTTCTCCCGTTCCGGAAAGTTGCTCTTGTCCTCTAGTATAAGGAAAGCGCAAAACTTCGCCTGTATTACCGACGAAGAAGTATTTGTCTGCAAAAGCCATGCCGAAGGGAATATTTAACTTATTTTGGGATGTCGCAAATGTTTTCTTCACATCCGCAACGCCATCCCCGTTCGTGTCGCGCAACAAACTAATCCGATTTTGTCGAGTTTCCGTCACCAACACATCGCCAGTCGGAGTCATCGCTAACCAACGCGGTGCATCTACATTATCCGCAAAAACGTTAACTTTAAACCCTGTCGGTACGCGCAACGTCGGGTTATTCGGAATCGCGACAACTTTGGGAGACTTAGACGCGCTTTGGGTAGCGAAAGGTGGCGGTAAGGAAGCAGAGTTGATGCGGATGGGTGTCGGCGAGAGGGGTGCCGATCGCACCGCAGAATTGCTAGGATTAGCAGCGCGTTCTCCTGACTGCGCCCTATCTCCCTGATTTGTGGAAGCGCGAGTTAAGTTACACGCACTTGCTGTTGTCAGCAATAAAACTAACGTTACCCAGTGCAAAAATTTCATGCCTAATCTATATTGCTAATTTCTCCATCCCCTAACCCCTAGCCCCTAATCCCTAGCTTCTTTTCTATGCGTTTGATTTCACTCGATGTCTTTCGAGGCATTGCGATCGCAGGCATGATTCTTGTCAACATGGCTGGCGTCGCCGACAAAGTTTACCCCTTCCTAGAACACGCCGACTGGAACGGCTGCACCTTCGCCGATTTAGTCTTTCCCTTCTTCCTCTTTATCGTTGGTGTAGCGATGGCCTTCTCCCTCTCTAAGTACACCAAAACCAAACACCCAACTGCCTCTGTCTATCGGCGGATTATCACTCGCAGCCTCATCCTCTTCCTCCTGGGTTTATTGCTCAACGGTTTTTGGAATTACGATTTGAGCAATATCAGAATCATGGGCGTATTGCAGCGCATCAGTCTCGCCTACCTACTTGCGGCGATCGCTATTCTCAACTTACCGCGAAAAGCGATCTGGGCGCTAATTTTACTTATCCTCATCGGCTACTGGGCGGCGATGATTTATATTCCCGTTCCCGATTACGGTGCTGGTGTTCTTACACGAGAAGGAAATTTCGGAGCTTATGTCGATCGTCTCATCATTCCGGCAGCACATCTATATAAAGGAGATAATTTCAACTCGATGGGAGACCCGGAAGGACTCTTCAGCACCTTACCGGCAGTTGCCACAACACTCGTTGGCTATCTGACCGGCAAATGGCTGCGCGACGAACCGATTACCACGCGCACGAGTATTAATTTAGCATTAATTGGCATTATTTGTCTAGTTCTCGGTTGGGATTGGGGTTTCTTCTTCCCCATCAACAAAAAACTCTGGACAAGTTCCTACGTTCTCTACTCCGTTGGTGCGGCGATGCTATTACTCGCAGCTTGTTATGAATTAATCGAAATCCGCGAACTCCGCCGTTGGGGAAAACCTTTTGAAGTGCTGGGATTGAATGCCATTTTTATATTTGTCGCTTCCGTTTTGGCAATTAAAATTATGGTAAAAACCCATATCGGTACTGGCGATAACGCACCCACTACTTACAATTGGATTTACGAACATCTTTTTGGGGGTGGAATGAACGGTTCCCTCTTATTCGCCACAGTCACGTTACTATTTTGGTTGGCAATTGCCTATCTCATGTATTGGCGGCGTTGGTTTATCAAAGTCTGATTCACCTTTGAAGCTGTACTGCATTTTCACGACATATTGTAGAGTGCGTCAGATATGTAAATTTCCCCGATAATTTTCACTGGTCTGTCTGACGCACCTGACACCTATAATTAGTAGTTTAAATACCAAACAGCTTACATCATATCCGGTTGCCTCGGTACCGTCAAAGTATCTGTGTTCATCTGTGTTCATCTCTTTTCATCTGTGGTTAAATTTTCACCAACAACCATTACCCAATATTATTGGATCGCTTTTCATTTCAGTTAATACTCAACTCATTAAATATCGCGAGCGAAAGAACGAAATCGACGATAAAAATACACACCCAGCTAGTCACAACTGCTGCTTTGGTAGAAGCACTCACACCCTTTGCCCCGCCTTTAGTAGTGAGTCCCCAACCGCAACCAATCATCGCTATCATTCCGCCAAAAACGAAAGCTTTGATAACGACGCCAAACAAATCTTTTAATTCTAAAAAATCCCGGACAGAATCCAGAAACACCTCCACAGGTAAATGGTAAAAATAGAATGCGACAAACACACCTCCCCCTATGCCTGCAAACAATGAAAAAACACTTAAAATAGGCAACATCAAACAACAGGCGATCGCACGCGGAATAACCAAATAATCAATCGGATTTGTTCTCAACATATACAAAGCATCAATTTGCTCTGTTACTTGCATTTCTCCTATTTCTGCCGCAAAAGCCGCACCCACTTGTCCCGCAACCACACTCGCTGTTAAAACTGGTGCTAATTCCCGACAAAAAGCTAAGGCAAATGCACCTCCTACCGCCGAAAGCGCCCCATAACGAATTAATTCTCGCGCCGATTGAATTGTAAAAATCATCCCGGCAAAATAGGCGATTATCAATACTGAATTCAGGGAACCGAGTCCTACATTTGCCATATGTTCCATGATATTGCGGCTATCAACTTTACCTTTGAGCAAGCGCACAACTACTTGACCCATCAATAATAAAGTTGCTAAAAATCTTTCTCCCCATTGATGTCCGAAATCATCTTCCCAATTAGCTGAATTTATAGATAAGTTTCTTGCCTTTACATCGGTATTATTACTTTTGTCAATCTGTTGGCGATCGCTTATCTCGACTTTTTTTAAATCAAGTTTATTTTGTTTAGTAAAAAGTAGTTTATTTGCCCACTTTGCTCCCTGATGCCTGCGAGACTTTACCATTTAAGTTTCCTTGTCACAGATTTTGATAACTATGTCAAAATAGATTACGTTATTGTTCCCATCTCACAGGCTAAAAGTAATGTAAATTTACCAATTTTATACCAGATCGTCCAATTGTCGCAACGCGGCGACAAGTTCCAGAAGAATTCCCAACATCGGTCAAAAGGGCGATCTACTAAATCGTACTCAAAACTGCATACCGTAACAATGCAAGGCGCGTTTAACTTTGCTGCTAATTCTCAAGTTTCTCTAAGGTGACGAAAAGCCTTTTCCCCGATGTGACGATCGCGATGAAGAGGGTGGAACTCGTGCATCGCATCCGCCTGCACTGCGGCAATTTGACATTGGCGATACCGTTCCAATTCCCAGTTTCCCTCAACCCCAAATAAAGCTTCTCTGAAAAGGATTTTCCCGGTATGCAATCTTCGCAATATGCCAGCACGAAATTCCTTTAAATTCCTCCCTCTCCCGTTCTTTTCATCATCGGCGCGGATCTGTTGCCGGTGCGCGATCGACCAACAGCACATCATCCTCTTGAACTAACACCGTGATTAATGGTAAATTGCGTCTGGCAGGCCCTTTAGTTACCTTACCTTGGGCATCAAATGTCGCACCGTGACAGGGGCAAACAAAAACATTTTTTTCCGTCTTCCATTCCACAGTACATTTGTGGTGCGGACAACTGGGATTGATTGCGTAACCGGCTAGTTTCGGTCCATCATTAACTACTAGATATGTTGGTCTCGGCAATCCTTGTACCAGCACCGGACGACCCGCTACCGCACTTGCCAGCAAAGTACTTTCTTGTAAGTGTTTGCCATTACTATCCAGCGCCGGTACGCCGCGAAGATAATTTTGACAAGCTTCGCTGTTCCGGTTTTGAGTGCAAGGTGTGGTAGTATTTCTTCGTTCGTGGCTCAAACTCTTCTCCGGTAGCATCCAGCCAAGGGCAACAGTTCCAGCCGTCCCAAATACCATATATTTTAAAAATTCTCGCCGATTTTTATCGCTAATTTTATTTTCCATGAACTCTCCTGATTGCCGCTTATTCAAATTAGGATTTGATTCTTTTATACATTATCATATTTGCCCATAAAAGTAAATCAATTTTACATAAATTTAATTTTATTGGATGATTCGATCGGTCAGAAATACCAAGAATCGAAGCGCTTTATATCCATTAAAAAAGGCAAATACCAAAATATGATATTTTTGAAATTTAAAAATGTATTTAAATCTAAAACGAGAGCGCTTGCGGCCATAAAAATCATCAACTATATTAGACAGAAAAGCGGGATTTTAAAGTTCCCGCCAAACATTATCTAGATCGATCCCCCGCAGCGCAGTTAAAAATGTAGTGCGCTCGCCTATGGCCCATACCCGAATATACTTTTGATAAAACAGGAGAGTACGATCGTCATTATTCCCAGAGAAACAATGGCAGAGAGCAGCATTTTTACACCCCTGCCCACAGAAGATGGCTCCTTTACCTTC
This window harbors:
- a CDS encoding COP23 domain-containing protein, which gives rise to MSWEKVGAIAGVIGVLIAAAGLGYAVATDWTPTLFGGKNDRFSCQLSADTSRGGEVWTVVYHHDKGQQPWLKMVNTFGDDWNTQKRCETISDRLEGFRKDGLIALDYRNDPNTPMQAVICAKTKLSPTGCSLVVTLKPLADGYESLRDMTEALRNRGSVEQSSSSVAVAPSFSRSSPVINLGSLLAEEDLKAGSGDK
- a CDS encoding tetratricopeptide repeat protein; amino-acid sequence: MLSYRWLLSSGCIALLLSGCGSKQLSSSEIANQVEGSVVLINYPDQAGHGTGFFVAGDKQVCTILTARHVVPVGGKVQVQTPDGKIWKDTKVQRFPNQDLAIVTFEAGSENCAYPALKLGDSDRVKKGDTIYIDGFPRRAGKLVKQFVGGSVTAIENTVDGYGISYQTTTAGGMSGGPVVNQAAEVIAVHGRSDVEIAKLSELKGESPPSQQQSTGNPDSNEVGAEVGTFKWGIPSNIYKVNISGLAKSIETTATDFWNSGNDLIASQKYEDAIASYDKAIQFQPDYHEAWYNRGYALGELKRYEDAIASYDKAIQFKPDKHEVWYNRGIALGELKRYEDAIASYDKAIQFKPDKHEAWYNRGIALGELKRYEDAIASYDKAIQFKPDKHEAWNNRGNVLYNLKRYEEAIASYDKAIQIKPDYSDAWINRGIALRELKRYEDAIASYDKAIQFKPDDPDAWNNRGNALNYLKRYEDAIASYDKAIQFKSDYAYAWYGRGYALDDLKRYEDAIASYDKAIQFKPDDPEAWTGRGVALEKLKRYEEAIASYDKAIKLDPNEQYAIDNRQNLLTKLGRSK
- a CDS encoding Tse2 family ADP-ribosyltransferase toxin, coding for MIVKSQESEMRKTPIALYRQGNANSPRMDNVRSQDVETYEQNDRVWVVANSGGISTFATQGAGKNWWKLDAGTDIPSELTPINDYGNHWSWEPSYTMLVDEYKAALRLIGASFYKVS
- a CDS encoding Rieske 2Fe-2S domain-containing protein → MENKISDKNRREFLKYMVFGTAGTVALGWMLPEKSLSHERRNTTTPCTQNRNSEACQNYLRGVPALDSNGKHLQESTLLASAVAGRPVLVQGLPRPTYLVVNDGPKLAGYAINPSCPHHKCTVEWKTEKNVFVCPCHGATFDAQGKVTKGPARRNLPLITVLVQEDDVLLVDRAPATDPRR
- a CDS encoding acyltransferase family protein, producing the protein MRLISLDVFRGIAIAGMILVNMAGVADKVYPFLEHADWNGCTFADLVFPFFLFIVGVAMAFSLSKYTKTKHPTASVYRRIITRSLILFLLGLLLNGFWNYDLSNIRIMGVLQRISLAYLLAAIAILNLPRKAIWALILLILIGYWAAMIYIPVPDYGAGVLTREGNFGAYVDRLIIPAAHLYKGDNFNSMGDPEGLFSTLPAVATTLVGYLTGKWLRDEPITTRTSINLALIGIICLVLGWDWGFFFPINKKLWTSSYVLYSVGAAMLLLAACYELIEIRELRRWGKPFEVLGLNAIFIFVASVLAIKIMVKTHIGTGDNAPTTYNWIYEHLFGGGMNGSLLFATVTLLFWLAIAYLMYWRRWFIKV
- a CDS encoding PQQ-dependent sugar dehydrogenase yields the protein MKFLHWVTLVLLLTTASACNLTRASTNQGDRAQSGERAANPSNSAVRSAPLSPTPIRINSASLPPPFATQSASKSPKVVAIPNNPTLRVPTGFKVNVFADNVDAPRWLAMTPTGDVLVTETRQNRISLLRDTNGDGVADVKKTFATSQNKLNIPFGMAFADKYFFVGNTGEVLRFPYTRGQEQLSGTGEKITELTPGGYRQHWTRNVVVAPDGKKLYVSIGSRSNVDEEPLPRASVQVMNLDGSNRQTFAFGLRNPVGLDFHPKTGELYTTVNERDGLGDDLVPDYLTRIQQGEFYGWPYAYLTPNKLDPRRVKDGKSDRPDLASRTKSPDVLFQAHSAALGIQFYDGKTFPEKYRNGAFVAFRGSWNRDRGTGYKIVFVPFGDNDRPLGYYEDFVTGFLLDPAAPTTWGRPVGVLVLPDGSLLFTEEANNRIYRVSYQP
- a CDS encoding MlaE family lipid ABC transporter permease subunit; this encodes MVKSRRHQGAKWANKLLFTKQNKLDLKKVEISDRQQIDKSNNTDVKARNLSINSANWEDDFGHQWGERFLATLLLMGQVVVRLLKGKVDSRNIMEHMANVGLGSLNSVLIIAYFAGMIFTIQSARELIRYGALSAVGGAFALAFCRELAPVLTASVVAGQVGAAFAAEIGEMQVTEQIDALYMLRTNPIDYLVIPRAIACCLMLPILSVFSLFAGIGGGVFVAFYFYHLPVEVFLDSVRDFLELKDLFGVVIKAFVFGGMIAMIGCGWGLTTKGGAKGVSASTKAAVVTSWVCIFIVDFVLSLAIFNELSIN